The following are encoded in a window of Rhizobium sp. 11515TR genomic DNA:
- a CDS encoding Na+/H+ antiporter subunit E has translation MILLVFNLLLAIVWVAITGSASFINLVFGFVLAAIALAIVRSSYGGVLYLGRVRRILALLLLFIRELAKSVWAVAVAVMSPSMDVKPGIFAFSLTVDRDFEITLLANLITLTPGTLSVDVSDDRKTLYVHALDCSDPEAIRRSIADGFERRIMEAFR, from the coding sequence ATGATCCTCTTGGTCTTCAACCTGCTGCTCGCCATCGTCTGGGTCGCCATCACCGGCAGCGCTTCCTTCATCAATCTGGTCTTCGGATTCGTCCTTGCGGCAATTGCGCTGGCGATCGTCCGCTCGTCCTATGGCGGCGTGCTTTATCTCGGCCGTGTCCGCCGCATTTTGGCATTGCTGTTGCTGTTCATACGGGAGCTCGCCAAGTCGGTCTGGGCCGTCGCCGTCGCCGTCATGAGCCCCAGTATGGACGTAAAGCCCGGTATCTTCGCCTTTTCCTTGACGGTCGATCGCGATTTCGAAATCACGCTGCTTGCCAATCTCATCACTCTGACCCCGGGAACACTATCCGTCGACGTCTCCGATGATCGCAAGACACTCTATGTCCATGCGCTCGATTGCTCCGATCCGGAGGCTATCAGGCGCAGCATCGCCGACGGCTTCGAGCGCCGGATCATGGAGGCTTTCCGATGA
- a CDS encoding cation:proton antiporter: MMAASVVSAAAMVALGILSIAFLLTVYRVVAGPTLPDRVLALDMLVAIAIGFIAVMATKTGFTLYIDIAISLGLVGFLATVAFARFILTQGQSDAVQQAGTGLDESIAAEGKKRRKHQGRKKGGR; the protein is encoded by the coding sequence ATGATGGCCGCATCCGTCGTTTCAGCCGCCGCGATGGTGGCGCTCGGCATTCTGAGCATTGCCTTCCTGTTGACCGTCTATCGCGTGGTGGCCGGCCCGACCTTGCCGGACCGGGTTCTCGCGCTCGACATGCTGGTGGCGATTGCCATCGGCTTCATCGCCGTCATGGCCACCAAGACAGGTTTCACGCTCTATATCGATATTGCCATCTCGCTCGGTCTCGTCGGCTTTCTCGCGACCGTCGCCTTTGCACGGTTCATCCTAACGCAGGGGCAATCGGATGCCGTGCAACAGGCTGGCACTGGACTGGATGAGAGTATTGCTGCTGAAGGCAAAAAGAGGCGTAAGCACCAAGGGCGGAAGAAGGGAGGGCGATAG
- the mnhG gene encoding monovalent cation/H(+) antiporter subunit G, whose amino-acid sequence MDLLWAVIVTALLLSGALFSLIAAIGIVRLPDLYSRMHAASKAGTVGSGLLLLAVGIHSQDISVLARALAGFVFFVLTAPIAAHLLARAAHKAGYRLTPPSVRDELLTREQITRGAYRKKG is encoded by the coding sequence GTGGATTTGCTTTGGGCCGTCATAGTAACCGCGCTTCTACTTTCGGGCGCGCTGTTCTCGCTCATCGCCGCGATTGGCATCGTGCGTCTTCCCGATCTCTACAGTCGCATGCATGCGGCGTCGAAGGCGGGTACGGTCGGGTCCGGCCTGTTGCTACTTGCAGTCGGTATTCATTCGCAAGACATATCGGTCCTGGCAAGAGCATTGGCCGGCTTCGTCTTTTTCGTGCTGACCGCACCGATTGCAGCACATCTTCTCGCGCGTGCGGCACACAAGGCTGGATATCGGCTGACGCCACCTTCGGTGCGGGATGAACTGCTGACGAGGGAGCAGATCACCAGAGGCGCGTATAGAAAGAAGGGCTAA
- a CDS encoding MucR family transcriptional regulator has translation MTDAALGNGQELLVELTADIVAAYVSNHVVPVSDLPNLISDVHSALSSTSAPAPAVTVVEKQKPAVSVRKSVQDDQITCLECGGSFKSLKRHLMTHHGLSPEEYREKWDLAADYPMVAPAYAEARSRLAKEMGLGQRRKRGR, from the coding sequence ATGACAGATGCGGCCCTTGGCAACGGGCAGGAGTTACTGGTTGAACTGACTGCCGATATTGTAGCGGCCTATGTCAGCAACCATGTCGTACCGGTCAGCGACCTTCCGAATTTGATTTCCGACGTACATTCCGCCTTGAGCAGCACCTCGGCTCCGGCACCTGCCGTAACCGTGGTCGAAAAGCAGAAGCCGGCCGTATCCGTCCGCAAATCCGTGCAAGATGACCAGATCACCTGCCTCGAATGTGGCGGCAGCTTCAAGTCTTTGAAGCGCCATCTCATGACCCATCATGGTCTTTCGCCGGAAGAGTATCGCGAAAAGTGGGATCTCGCTGCCGATTATCCGATGGTGGCGCCAGCCTATGCGGAAGCCCGTTCGCGCCTGGCAAAGGAAATGGGCCTCGGCCAACGTCGCAAGCGCGGCCGCTGA
- a CDS encoding SufE family protein, with protein sequence MTPLEKIIEDFSFLDEWEDRYRFVIELGKALPDLPEEKRTLENKVQGCASQVWLVTHASGDPDNPILTFEGDSDAHIVRGLVAIVLATYSGKPASEIAALDALDVFGKIGLVEHLSSQRANGLRSMIKRIREEARVRAAA encoded by the coding sequence ATGACACCGCTTGAGAAGATCATCGAAGACTTTTCCTTCCTGGACGAATGGGAGGATCGCTACCGCTTTGTGATCGAGCTCGGCAAGGCGCTGCCCGACCTGCCGGAGGAAAAGCGGACGCTGGAAAATAAGGTGCAGGGCTGCGCGAGCCAAGTCTGGCTCGTCACGCATGCATCCGGCGATCCGGACAATCCGATATTGACCTTTGAAGGCGATTCAGACGCTCATATCGTGCGCGGGCTGGTGGCGATCGTGCTTGCCACCTATTCCGGCAAGCCAGCTTCGGAAATCGCGGCTCTCGACGCACTCGATGTCTTCGGGAAGATCGGGCTGGTGGAGCATCTCTCCTCGCAGCGCGCCAACGGATTGCGCTCGATGATCAAACGCATTCGCGAAGAGGCTCGTGTCAGGGCCGCGGCATAG
- a CDS encoding DUF5330 domain-containing protein, with amino-acid sequence MWFLIRAGFWFSLVLMFLPIFAKPEGAPRPAGEATLQVSDAISAASGVVQYVGAMCNEKPDVCAKGGETLTALGYQVGDGARVAYDMLGRHFKDQAANPQAAAATAHTGTDQVAAMAQPMPAKRITGAETADVVVTGTVKLPSSIPLPMPRPHI; translated from the coding sequence ATGTGGTTTCTGATTAGAGCAGGGTTCTGGTTTTCGCTGGTTCTCATGTTCCTGCCAATCTTTGCAAAGCCCGAGGGTGCGCCGCGGCCGGCAGGTGAAGCGACGCTGCAGGTTTCCGATGCGATTTCGGCGGCATCGGGCGTCGTTCAATATGTCGGCGCTATGTGCAACGAGAAGCCGGATGTCTGTGCCAAGGGCGGCGAAACGCTGACGGCGCTCGGCTATCAGGTCGGCGACGGCGCTCGCGTCGCCTATGACATGCTCGGCCGTCACTTCAAGGATCAAGCCGCAAATCCGCAGGCGGCTGCCGCAACGGCTCACACAGGTACCGATCAGGTTGCCGCCATGGCGCAGCCGATGCCGGCCAAGCGCATCACGGGTGCAGAAACGGCCGACGTCGTCGTTACCGGCACGGTCAAGCTGCCGTCCTCCATTCCGCTGCCGATGCCGCGCCCCCATATCTGA
- a CDS encoding sensor histidine kinase — MRVLSDISVGTVALVDRVGRSWLSRTSGDGEVRGQELAILRRLALASSVALFAVPAGLSLVTSPAVALPAGVATVCAAFLFSAVGSIALSRQRPALRPAEAVVVEHRDLMLESAFGLVLLLDPQGNVTTVGGRDRAEFLCWMRDPTGRGFVEQIHVSDRIVFLQAIDVLRQGRDAHSADLRLERSTVVGGDDQFVHARMELTARRDAEGRLTAIVSQLRDISQDQQLREDAARKAAEAESANDAKSRFLAAVSHELRTPLNAILGFSDILSGEYFGKLENDRQREYVGLIRQSGAHLLSVVNTMLDMSKIEAGRYELMLESFAIEDTIATCEAMLGLQAKEKGLTLTSRIQRGLGEIVADQRAIQQILINLIGNAIKFTDAGGAITIDAALADGMLKLSIGDTGIGIASERLASLGQPFVQIQNDYTRRYAGTGLGLSLVKGLVGLHGGNFSIASAPGEGTVITILIPFDGSGAVTMQQPVDVNRAVDFPPRLKHTVEIDEGRNKELMNGPAKAKIA; from the coding sequence GTGCGCGTATTGAGTGACATTTCTGTCGGGACTGTAGCCCTCGTGGACCGGGTAGGCCGAAGCTGGCTCTCCCGGACGAGCGGGGATGGCGAAGTTCGTGGACAGGAACTGGCGATCCTGCGCCGGCTTGCGCTTGCTTCTTCCGTCGCGCTCTTTGCCGTTCCGGCCGGTCTTTCCCTCGTCACCAGCCCGGCCGTGGCGCTGCCTGCCGGTGTGGCCACGGTCTGCGCTGCCTTCCTCTTTTCGGCCGTGGGCAGCATCGCGCTGTCGCGTCAGCGGCCTGCCCTCCGTCCGGCAGAGGCCGTCGTCGTCGAGCACCGCGATCTGATGCTGGAGTCGGCCTTCGGCCTCGTCCTGTTACTCGACCCTCAGGGCAATGTGACCACAGTCGGTGGCCGCGATCGTGCGGAATTTCTGTGCTGGATGCGCGACCCCACCGGGCGTGGCTTCGTCGAGCAGATCCACGTCTCAGACAGAATCGTCTTCCTGCAGGCGATCGATGTACTGCGCCAGGGAAGGGATGCCCATAGCGCCGACTTGCGACTGGAACGGTCGACAGTTGTCGGTGGGGATGACCAGTTCGTCCATGCGCGGATGGAACTGACCGCGCGTCGCGATGCCGAAGGGCGTCTGACGGCAATCGTCAGCCAGCTGCGCGATATCTCTCAGGACCAGCAGCTCCGCGAGGATGCGGCGCGCAAGGCGGCTGAGGCGGAATCGGCCAATGATGCCAAGTCGCGCTTCCTGGCTGCCGTCAGCCATGAGCTGCGTACCCCGCTCAATGCGATCCTCGGCTTTTCCGATATTCTGAGCGGCGAGTATTTCGGCAAGCTGGAAAACGATCGCCAGCGTGAATATGTCGGCTTGATCCGTCAGTCGGGTGCGCATCTTCTGTCGGTCGTCAATACCATGCTCGACATGAGCAAGATCGAGGCTGGCCGTTATGAGCTGATGCTCGAATCCTTCGCGATCGAGGACACCATTGCGACATGCGAAGCAATGCTCGGGCTGCAGGCGAAGGAAAAGGGACTGACGCTGACAAGCCGCATCCAGCGGGGCCTCGGCGAGATCGTCGCCGACCAGCGGGCGATCCAGCAGATCCTCATCAATCTCATCGGCAACGCCATCAAGTTTACCGATGCCGGCGGTGCGATCACCATCGATGCTGCTTTGGCTGATGGCATGTTGAAGCTGTCGATCGGCGATACGGGCATCGGCATTGCCAGCGAGCGCCTGGCATCGCTCGGCCAGCCCTTTGTGCAGATCCAGAACGACTATACCCGCCGTTACGCCGGTACCGGCCTCGGCCTCTCGCTGGTCAAGGGCCTCGTCGGCCTGCACGGCGGAAACTTCTCGATTGCCAGTGCGCCGGGCGAGGGCACGGTCATTACCATCCTCATTCCGTTCGATGGTTCCGGCGCCGTGACGATGCAGCAGCCTGTGGATGTTAATCGTGCTGTCGATTTTCCGCCGCGCCTGAAACATACTGTGGAGATAGATGAAGGGCGAAACAAGGAACTGATGAATGGCCCCGCAAAAGCGAAAATCGCCTAA
- a CDS encoding peptidoglycan-binding domain-containing protein, with protein MAPQKRKSPKGRGRGKRKQPGLASRGAVALGSLSLRGSTALGGLGLRGAGALAALIGSAVGRHPAIAGGMALFFGVFGFVTANALWYQTGAHPSPILRTRDPASPYQIPGRKSFLHAQQADAGNVTTFRIERQDSASDSATAPSTAQSSSAPSKLIADVQAELIRHGLYDGAADGKPGSRTTSAILFFQEASGLPQTGTPTPELLAALRASNAAAAQPAGGRANAAAAVPAERPVNVSATADAIDPVAAAIQNAEKNIRTGAVVAKATPSDAVNKVNMVMQIQKGLSNIAYSNVSIDGVAGEQTKAAIRRFQKHYRLPETGEPNMAVLKKLQDIGAL; from the coding sequence ATGGCCCCGCAAAAGCGAAAATCGCCTAAGGGACGAGGAAGGGGCAAGCGCAAGCAGCCCGGCCTGGCCTCCCGTGGTGCGGTTGCCCTTGGCAGCCTGAGCCTGCGCGGCAGCACCGCGCTGGGCGGCCTTGGCCTTCGCGGTGCGGGCGCGCTCGCCGCTCTGATCGGCAGTGCAGTGGGCCGTCATCCCGCCATTGCCGGCGGCATGGCGCTTTTCTTCGGGGTTTTTGGCTTCGTCACCGCCAATGCGCTCTGGTATCAGACGGGCGCGCATCCATCGCCCATATTGCGCACCCGCGATCCCGCGTCTCCCTACCAGATCCCCGGCCGCAAATCCTTTCTGCACGCGCAGCAGGCCGACGCCGGCAACGTCACCACTTTTCGGATAGAAAGGCAGGATTCGGCTTCCGATTCTGCCACGGCACCCTCAACAGCACAGTCGTCCAGCGCGCCGTCGAAACTGATTGCCGATGTACAGGCCGAACTCATCCGTCACGGCCTCTATGATGGCGCAGCCGATGGAAAGCCGGGATCGCGCACGACATCGGCCATCCTCTTCTTCCAGGAGGCGTCTGGTCTTCCGCAAACCGGCACGCCGACACCGGAGCTTCTGGCCGCTCTCAGGGCCAGCAATGCCGCCGCTGCACAGCCGGCCGGTGGCAGAGCGAATGCGGCGGCGGCCGTCCCCGCCGAGCGCCCCGTCAACGTTTCCGCCACGGCGGATGCGATCGACCCGGTTGCCGCCGCCATTCAGAATGCTGAGAAGAACATCCGGACCGGTGCTGTCGTCGCCAAAGCAACGCCGAGCGATGCGGTCAACAAGGTCAATATGGTCATGCAGATCCAAAAGGGCCTGAGCAATATCGCCTACAGCAATGTCAGCATCGACGGCGTAGCCGGAGAGCAGACGAAGGCAGCGATCCGCCGCTTCCAGAAGCACTATCGCCTGCCGGAGACCGGGGAACCGAACATGGCGGTCCTCAAGAAGCTGCAGGATATCGGCGCGCTCTGA
- a CDS encoding DUF1491 family protein — translation MRLRSDIFVSALVRRLFARGDFAAVEHKGEEQAGAIFIRQRFRDGSETLYAPAPQSLFDEEESGTRLFEIRIERKEPQEIRETLDRELKFDPDLWIVELETDDIADIVPLAGFRANPLD, via the coding sequence ATGAGATTGCGCAGCGACATCTTTGTTTCCGCTCTTGTCCGCCGCTTGTTTGCCCGTGGCGATTTTGCCGCTGTCGAGCACAAGGGTGAAGAGCAGGCGGGCGCGATCTTCATCCGTCAACGCTTCCGCGACGGATCGGAGACCCTCTATGCGCCGGCACCGCAGAGCCTGTTCGATGAGGAGGAGAGCGGTACGCGGCTCTTCGAGATCCGCATCGAGCGGAAGGAGCCGCAGGAAATCCGCGAAACCCTGGATCGCGAGCTGAAATTCGATCCTGATTTATGGATCGTCGAACTGGAAACGGACGATATCGCCGATATCGTCCCATTAGCCGGTTTCCGCGCCAATCCGCTGGATTGA
- a CDS encoding DUF2336 domain-containing protein, whose amino-acid sequence MRDRFRDLEEPATVRKKDVVLMATITSFEGMGHPSKSELRQFAELFTPVFQASSDEAKRQAVAALSQCETVPQAVALFIGCQPIPIAAPFLTSSQAIDDDTLITIARTQGAAHARAIVRRSSLSPKVIDALVGLHQAEPERGMTVPEQPAAVASSQAETTETERQSREEILRQQIKQAARHLNRDDSDRLGLRSLSETQEALLVRFARERDAVQFATTLADALSSSYWLAERILLDTSGQQLAVTLVSLGMGIADAVYSLERFYPHLAERHGSVSRAWLVLDDIDQEESQARVEAWRRADSYTYLPQEKPAQRPAAPLFGAKSGPLRELRVANRR is encoded by the coding sequence GTGCGTGATCGGTTTAGAGACCTTGAAGAGCCTGCGACTGTCCGCAAGAAGGACGTGGTTCTGATGGCGACGATCACCAGCTTCGAAGGCATGGGCCATCCATCCAAATCGGAACTTCGCCAGTTCGCCGAGCTTTTCACCCCCGTTTTCCAGGCATCTTCGGACGAGGCGAAGCGGCAAGCGGTTGCCGCCCTCTCCCAATGTGAAACCGTGCCCCAAGCCGTTGCACTGTTCATCGGCTGTCAGCCGATCCCAATTGCCGCTCCGTTCCTTACGAGTTCGCAGGCGATCGACGACGATACACTTATCACCATCGCACGCACGCAAGGGGCCGCCCATGCGCGGGCGATCGTCCGCCGCTCCTCGCTCTCTCCCAAGGTCATCGACGCGCTCGTCGGCCTGCATCAGGCCGAACCGGAACGCGGCATGACAGTGCCGGAACAGCCGGCCGCCGTCGCTTCATCCCAAGCCGAGACAACAGAAACCGAACGGCAATCGCGCGAAGAAATCCTGCGCCAGCAGATCAAACAGGCTGCGCGCCATCTCAACCGCGATGACAGCGACCGGCTCGGTCTGCGTAGCCTTAGCGAGACGCAGGAAGCTCTGCTCGTCCGCTTTGCCCGTGAGCGCGATGCGGTGCAATTCGCAACGACGCTCGCCGATGCCCTCTCCTCCAGCTACTGGCTTGCTGAACGCATCCTGCTCGACACTTCGGGGCAACAGCTCGCCGTCACGCTCGTCAGCCTCGGCATGGGCATTGCCGATGCCGTCTACTCGCTGGAGCGCTTCTATCCGCATCTGGCCGAACGGCATGGCAGCGTCAGTCGGGCATGGCTGGTGCTCGATGATATCGACCAGGAGGAGAGCCAGGCACGCGTCGAAGCATGGCGCCGCGCCGACAGCTATACCTATCTGCCGCAGGAAAAGCCGGCGCAGCGTCCTGCAGCGCCGTTGTTCGGGGCAAAATCAGGTCCTCTCCGCGAATTGCGTGTGGCAAACCGTCGGTAA
- a CDS encoding DUF1254 domain-containing protein — translation MFRFVFAILTGLFGAVLLHIIIILSLPHFSDRDAYTRVSDEGDENHFYTLDNKDDDAGLSNTDPYIRTAVCAFDIEDTPVHLTAKGKVPFWSLAIYDAASNEVFSMSDRTSVGGTLDLLLASPVQLTGIRKALPPALAQSILVEVPRAQGYAVLRTMAPQASFDNAAQEFLSEAGCDEFDNG, via the coding sequence ATGTTTAGATTCGTCTTCGCGATCCTCACCGGCCTATTCGGCGCGGTGCTCCTGCATATCATCATCATTCTGTCGCTGCCTCACTTCTCCGACCGGGACGCTTATACGCGTGTATCGGACGAGGGTGACGAGAACCATTTCTACACGCTCGACAACAAGGACGACGATGCGGGGCTTTCCAATACAGATCCCTACATCCGCACGGCCGTCTGCGCCTTCGACATCGAGGATACGCCCGTTCATCTGACCGCGAAGGGTAAGGTGCCGTTCTGGTCACTTGCCATCTATGACGCGGCATCCAATGAAGTGTTCAGCATGAGCGACCGCACGTCGGTCGGCGGAACGCTCGATTTGTTGCTTGCATCGCCTGTCCAGCTGACTGGCATACGCAAGGCACTACCGCCCGCGCTTGCCCAATCGATCCTGGTGGAAGTGCCACGGGCTCAAGGCTATGCCGTGCTGCGCACCATGGCGCCGCAAGCAAGTTTCGACAATGCGGCGCAAGAATTTCTCTCCGAGGCCGGCTGTGACGAATTCGACAATGGCTGA
- a CDS encoding DUF1214 domain-containing protein, whose translation MFRVPLLVALSLVIAFGGGIVFTLLALDATSGFGAIKLGAWQAFPEMQTADADPYAKSHRARAGRLLYGTAEGLVFTASDDDSKARLTANCTYRISGQTPPARLWTLFIAGNDGRPIEDAAGRPSTINSWVVLRKPDSTFDITVSSNAQAGNWLALPPSGNFRLVWTLLDSPAASNSGLIDLGMPKLEKIGCGNV comes from the coding sequence GTGTTCCGAGTTCCCCTTCTTGTTGCGCTTTCGCTTGTCATCGCCTTTGGCGGCGGTATCGTATTCACGCTTCTGGCGCTGGATGCCACTTCCGGCTTCGGCGCGATCAAGCTTGGCGCCTGGCAAGCGTTCCCTGAAATGCAGACGGCGGATGCCGACCCTTATGCGAAATCGCATCGAGCACGCGCGGGGCGTTTGCTGTACGGCACAGCCGAAGGGCTGGTGTTTACCGCCTCCGACGATGACAGCAAAGCCCGGCTGACCGCAAATTGCACCTACCGCATCAGCGGGCAGACGCCGCCGGCAAGGCTTTGGACCCTCTTCATCGCCGGCAATGACGGCCGGCCGATCGAAGACGCTGCCGGCCGCCCTTCCACCATCAATTCCTGGGTGGTGCTGCGCAAGCCGGATTCGACCTTCGACATCACCGTTTCATCCAATGCCCAGGCGGGCAACTGGCTCGCCTTGCCGCCGTCTGGCAATTTCCGCCTGGTATGGACGCTCCTGGATTCGCCGGCGGCCAGCAATTCCGGCCTGATCGATCTCGGCATGCCGAAACTTGAGAAGATCGGATGCGGCAATGTTTAG
- a CDS encoding transglycosylase domain-containing protein has product MEDPSNPENGPKMEPETPRDNGAEKPRRRKRYFFLRLDSWIDSTLWNAGFGLAEAWEEITIFFRRFRVRGWKRILFELLGEGLTLGTAGSVVMLMLAMPAFEATQGDWRNRGNFAVTFLDRYGNVIGHRGIIHENSVPVDQLPDYFIKAVLATEDRRFFDHFGIDVIGLFRAVTVNAQAGGVVQGGSTLTQQLAKNIFLSNERSIERKVKEAFLAIWLEANLSKKEILSLYLDRTYMGGGTFGAAAAAQFYFGKSITDVNLAEAAMLAGLFKAPAKYAPHVNLPAARARANDVLSNLVQSGLMTEGQVVAARRNPASVVDRAQIESPDYFLDWAFDEVQRLATRFPERSLIVRTTIDMGLQKAAEDSVQSSLMEFGERYKAKQGASVVIENGGAVRAMVGGSDYGESQFNRATKALRQPGSSFKIYTYSVAMENGMTPTSTIVDAPISWGNWSPHNYENRYEGKVTLTQALTQSINTIPVRLAKEKFGIQPIRNMAKAMGVETPIRNDKTIPIGTSEVTVLDQATAYAVFPANGMQSRRHGIEQITGYDGKVLYDFGRDETPAKRVLSEKATSYMNQMLTQVPVIGTGRRAALDNGIVVGGKTGTTQAYRDAWFIGFTGNYTCAVWFGNDDYTSTNNMTGGTLPAMTFKKIMDYANQGIVLKPIPGITNPFPVQKPQTVVAKKPADPASSALPPLVRPRSLSVDSTNILRDIGERLKAATPLGAQKVATAEHRSTTAPE; this is encoded by the coding sequence GTGGAAGACCCATCCAATCCAGAAAACGGGCCGAAGATGGAGCCCGAGACGCCTAGGGATAACGGGGCCGAGAAGCCGCGGCGTCGCAAGCGTTATTTCTTTTTGCGCCTTGATTCATGGATCGACTCCACTTTATGGAATGCCGGCTTCGGTCTCGCCGAAGCATGGGAGGAGATCACCATCTTCTTCCGCCGCTTCCGCGTTCGCGGCTGGAAACGCATTCTTTTCGAACTGCTCGGTGAAGGCTTGACGCTGGGGACGGCCGGCTCCGTCGTCATGCTGATGCTCGCCATGCCGGCCTTCGAGGCGACGCAGGGCGACTGGCGCAACCGCGGCAATTTCGCCGTCACCTTCCTCGACCGCTACGGCAATGTCATCGGCCATCGCGGCATCATTCATGAGAATTCGGTGCCGGTCGATCAGCTGCCGGATTATTTCATCAAGGCGGTACTGGCAACCGAGGACCGCCGCTTCTTCGACCATTTCGGTATCGATGTGATCGGCCTGTTCCGCGCGGTCACCGTCAATGCGCAGGCCGGCGGCGTCGTTCAGGGCGGCTCGACGCTGACACAGCAGCTTGCCAAGAACATCTTCCTCAGCAATGAGCGCTCCATCGAACGCAAGGTCAAGGAAGCCTTCCTGGCGATCTGGCTGGAGGCCAATCTCTCCAAGAAGGAGATCCTGAGCCTCTATCTCGACCGCACCTATATGGGCGGCGGCACATTCGGCGCAGCGGCAGCAGCGCAGTTCTATTTCGGCAAGAGCATTACCGACGTCAATCTGGCGGAAGCCGCGATGCTCGCCGGCCTCTTCAAGGCGCCGGCGAAATATGCGCCGCATGTAAACTTGCCGGCGGCGCGTGCGCGCGCCAACGACGTGCTGTCCAATCTCGTACAGAGCGGGCTGATGACCGAGGGACAGGTCGTCGCCGCACGGCGCAACCCGGCTTCGGTGGTCGACCGCGCCCAGATCGAATCCCCGGACTATTTCCTCGATTGGGCCTTCGATGAGGTGCAGCGGCTTGCTACCCGCTTTCCGGAGCGCTCGCTGATCGTGCGCACCACCATCGATATGGGGCTGCAGAAGGCGGCGGAGGATTCGGTTCAATCCAGCCTGATGGAGTTCGGCGAGCGCTATAAGGCCAAACAGGGTGCTTCCGTCGTCATCGAAAACGGCGGCGCGGTACGCGCCATGGTCGGCGGCAGCGACTACGGCGAAAGCCAGTTCAACCGCGCGACCAAGGCGCTGCGCCAGCCAGGTTCATCCTTCAAGATCTATACCTATTCGGTCGCGATGGAAAACGGCATGACGCCGACGTCCACCATCGTCGATGCGCCGATCAGCTGGGGCAACTGGAGCCCGCATAATTACGAGAACCGCTACGAAGGCAAGGTGACGCTCACCCAGGCGCTGACGCAATCGATCAACACCATCCCGGTGCGGCTCGCCAAGGAGAAATTCGGCATTCAGCCCATCCGCAACATGGCCAAGGCCATGGGCGTGGAAACGCCAATTCGCAACGACAAGACCATTCCGATCGGCACATCGGAAGTGACGGTGCTCGATCAGGCGACAGCCTATGCGGTGTTTCCGGCCAACGGCATGCAGTCACGCCGCCACGGCATCGAGCAGATCACCGGCTATGACGGCAAGGTGCTCTATGATTTCGGCCGTGACGAGACACCAGCCAAGCGGGTTCTGAGCGAAAAAGCTACCTCCTACATGAACCAGATGCTGACACAGGTTCCGGTGATCGGCACCGGCCGCAGAGCGGCGCTCGACAATGGTATCGTGGTCGGCGGCAAGACCGGCACCACGCAGGCCTATCGCGATGCGTGGTTCATCGGCTTTACCGGCAACTACACCTGCGCTGTCTGGTTCGGGAATGACGACTATACCTCTACGAACAACATGACGGGCGGCACTCTGCCGGCCATGACCTTCAAGAAGATCATGGATTACGCCAATCAGGGCATCGTGCTGAAGCCGATCCCGGGGATCACCAACCCCTTCCCGGTGCAGAAACCCCAAACGGTTGTGGCAAAGAAGCCCGCCGACCCCGCCAGTAGCGCCCTGCCGCCGCTGGTGCGCCCGCGCTCGCTTTCGGTAGACTCCACGAATATCCTGCGCGATATCGGCGAAAGGCTAAAGGCTGCGACACCGCTCGGCGCGCAGAAGGTGGCAACGGCGGAGCATCGCAGCACGACCGCGCCTGAGTGA
- a CDS encoding YcgN family cysteine cluster protein, which yields MTDEIPFWKSKSLAEMSPSEWESLCDGCGLCCLNKLEEWDSGDVYFTSIRCKLMDGESCRCTSYPNRWDFVPDCVQLTPEKVPELEWLPPTCAYRLVNEGRDLYWWHPLISGDPETVHIAGVSAQGRTVSENDVDLDDFEDYVVDWPLTVEDDMMPNPPAKP from the coding sequence ATGACAGACGAGATACCCTTCTGGAAAAGCAAGAGCCTGGCTGAGATGAGCCCGTCGGAATGGGAAAGCCTTTGCGACGGCTGTGGCCTCTGTTGTCTCAACAAGCTCGAGGAGTGGGATAGTGGCGACGTCTATTTCACCTCGATCCGCTGCAAGCTGATGGACGGCGAAAGCTGTCGCTGCACCAGCTACCCGAACCGCTGGGATTTCGTGCCCGACTGCGTGCAGCTGACGCCGGAGAAGGTTCCGGAGCTGGAATGGCTGCCGCCCACCTGCGCCTATCGCCTCGTCAACGAGGGTCGCGATCTCTATTGGTGGCATCCGTTGATCTCGGGCGATCCGGAAACGGTGCATATCGCCGGTGTTTCCGCCCAAGGGCGCACAGTCAGCGAGAACGATGTCGATCTTGACGATTTCGAGGATTATGTCGTCGACTGGCCGCTGACCGTCGAGGATGACATGATGCCTAATCCTCCGGCAAAGCCATAG